From a single Sphingobium lignivorans genomic region:
- a CDS encoding N-succinylarginine dihydrolase, giving the protein MTAPPPFREVNFDGLIGPSHNYAGLSLGNLAATMHAGQVSRPRQAALEGLAKMRLMLSLGLGQGFFLPHERPDVGWLRRFGFDGSDHQVCAKAWAEEPLLFVQATSASPMWAANAATVSPAPDTADGRVHFTPANLSTMAHRSHEWPETLAQLRRIFADPRFFAVHGPIPGRFGDEGAANFMRLAAPAHDPGIEIMVYGEPGGPFPARQSAEACRAIFRAHGVEDGLIVQQSPRAIAAGAFHNDVVAVAHENILFAHEHAFADKAALYGAIEARCPDVVILEVAANEVSLEDAIASYLFNSQLVTLPDGSRTLVVPMECAETVSVKTWIDANVGANGPIHGVRFVDVRESMHNGGGPACLRLRVLLSAQAERAVHPAHLLDERSADRLERIITAHWPAQLSLPDLALPQTWNAIEHARTTLLDALEEPLT; this is encoded by the coding sequence GTGACGGCGCCGCCTCCCTTTCGCGAAGTCAACTTCGATGGCCTGATCGGCCCCAGCCATAATTATGCCGGGCTCAGCCTTGGCAATCTCGCAGCGACCATGCATGCCGGGCAGGTTTCCCGCCCCCGGCAGGCGGCGCTGGAGGGTCTCGCCAAGATGCGGCTCATGCTTTCGCTGGGGCTGGGACAGGGCTTCTTCCTTCCGCATGAGCGCCCCGATGTCGGCTGGCTGCGCCGCTTCGGCTTCGACGGCAGCGATCATCAGGTCTGCGCGAAGGCCTGGGCGGAGGAGCCACTGCTGTTCGTGCAGGCGACCAGCGCTTCACCCATGTGGGCCGCCAACGCCGCAACCGTGTCCCCCGCGCCGGACACCGCCGACGGGCGCGTTCATTTCACGCCGGCCAATCTCTCCACCATGGCGCATCGCAGCCATGAATGGCCCGAGACGCTGGCGCAGCTGCGCCGCATCTTCGCCGATCCCCGCTTCTTCGCCGTGCACGGTCCCATTCCCGGGCGCTTTGGCGACGAAGGCGCGGCCAACTTCATGCGGCTGGCGGCACCCGCTCATGATCCGGGCATCGAGATCATGGTCTATGGAGAGCCGGGCGGTCCCTTCCCGGCCCGCCAGTCAGCCGAAGCCTGCCGCGCAATCTTCCGCGCCCATGGCGTGGAGGATGGCCTCATCGTCCAGCAATCCCCGCGTGCCATCGCGGCAGGGGCCTTTCACAACGATGTCGTGGCCGTGGCGCATGAGAACATCCTGTTCGCCCATGAACATGCCTTTGCCGACAAGGCCGCCCTCTATGGCGCCATCGAGGCGCGCTGCCCGGATGTGGTGATCCTGGAAGTCGCGGCGAACGAGGTGTCGCTGGAGGATGCCATTGCATCCTATCTGTTCAACTCGCAGCTGGTCACCTTGCCGGATGGCAGCCGCACGCTCGTCGTCCCGATGGAATGCGCGGAGACAGTCTCGGTCAAGACATGGATCGACGCCAATGTCGGCGCCAATGGCCCCATCCATGGCGTGCGGTTCGTCGACGTGCGCGAGTCCATGCATAATGGCGGCGGTCCCGCTTGCCTGCGACTGCGCGTGCTGCTGTCCGCGCAGGCCGAACGCGCTGTCCACCCTGCTCATCTGCTCGACGAGCGAAGCGCCGACCGTCTCGAGCGGATTATTACGGCGCACTGGCCCGCGCAGCTTTCCCTGCCCGATCTGGCGCTCCCGCAGACCTGGAACGCCATCGAACATGCCCGGACCACTCTGCTCGACGCGCTTGAGGAGCCTCTGACATGA
- a CDS encoding MarR family winged helix-turn-helix transcriptional regulator, producing the protein MDRGDCLRALDRLYHVAFLSRDWRIKILSELIEERVDAPEREPLYLRIVGARLSNLLRLIRESGLPVYEREVGYKEIHRQLIIMIGISGGLSSQEIVAITGHEKAQVSRAIKPLETAGLMERERLRAKLTLLPPGRRIYERIMAIGRSRDGVLTNGIAPADLKRFAALCEQLTVQAAQLYAEERQLSAEAGIINALSQPPLPSSWSTGADGRPIRPPPSNLITPRIISLVAYLKRSAMLAYQRAFGLSHFQWQVLSIIGESPPMPLARLIQLMARDKSQIGRTVGHLEQAGLVVRSRPTRRRDIMLETTAEGAAMFEKMYQLAACREQRLWSGQEPGERMFFISIIDALTENARQMIEDGKARDQS; encoded by the coding sequence ATGGATCGCGGTGATTGCCTGCGGGCGCTGGATAGGCTTTACCATGTCGCCTTTCTGAGCAGGGATTGGAGGATCAAGATACTGTCGGAGCTGATCGAGGAGCGAGTGGACGCGCCGGAGCGGGAGCCCCTGTATCTTCGGATCGTGGGCGCGCGGCTTTCCAACCTGCTGCGCCTGATCCGGGAAAGCGGTCTGCCGGTTTACGAGCGCGAGGTTGGTTACAAGGAGATCCATCGCCAACTCATCATCATGATCGGCATATCGGGCGGGCTCAGCTCGCAGGAGATCGTGGCGATCACGGGCCACGAGAAAGCGCAGGTGAGCCGGGCGATCAAGCCGCTGGAGACCGCGGGGCTGATGGAGCGCGAGCGGCTGCGGGCCAAGCTGACGCTGCTGCCCCCCGGCCGCAGGATCTACGAGCGCATCATGGCGATCGGCCGGAGCCGCGATGGCGTGCTGACGAACGGCATCGCGCCGGCGGACCTCAAGCGCTTCGCCGCCCTGTGCGAGCAGCTCACGGTTCAGGCGGCCCAGCTCTACGCCGAAGAGCGGCAGCTGAGTGCGGAAGCGGGCATCATCAATGCCCTGTCTCAGCCCCCTTTGCCCTCGTCCTGGTCGACCGGGGCGGACGGGCGGCCGATCCGGCCACCACCGAGTAACCTGATCACGCCCCGGATCATCAGCCTTGTCGCCTATCTCAAGCGCAGCGCGATGTTGGCTTATCAGCGGGCGTTCGGGCTTTCCCATTTCCAGTGGCAAGTGCTTTCCATCATTGGCGAGAGCCCGCCCATGCCGCTTGCCCGGCTCATCCAGCTCATGGCGCGGGACAAGAGCCAGATTGGCCGCACTGTGGGGCATCTGGAGCAGGCGGGTCTCGTTGTCCGGTCGCGGCCGACGCGTCGCCGCGACATCATGCTCGAGACCACGGCCGAGGGCGCGGCCATGTTCGAGAAGATGTACCAGCTCGCCGCCTGTCGCGAACAAAGACTGTGGAGCGGGCAGGAGCCTGGAGAGCGCATGTTCTTCATCAGCATCATCGATGCGCTCACCGAAAACGCGCGGCAGATGATCGAGGATGGCAAGGCGCGGGATCAGTCCTAG
- a CDS encoding DUF6644 family protein — protein sequence MDAWLQPLIDWLNGLPLQATIRETSWALPLVQTVHILAVAIVLTASLIIALRGIGLVGRDWSLARWQARFGTSTVLALWTLLGTGLLMILAEPERELLNWLFRAKMLLVIVTLLLARGLARALRATRTDRPARPGVRLLAVVVFAAWIAVAMAGRWIAYVG from the coding sequence TTGGACGCCTGGCTTCAACCACTGATCGACTGGCTCAACGGCCTGCCGCTGCAAGCAACCATTCGCGAGACAAGCTGGGCGCTGCCGCTTGTCCAGACCGTGCATATCCTCGCCGTTGCGATCGTGCTGACGGCTTCTCTCATCATCGCCCTGCGCGGCATAGGTCTGGTCGGCCGGGACTGGAGCCTCGCGCGCTGGCAGGCGCGGTTCGGGACCTCCACCGTCCTGGCGCTCTGGACGTTGCTCGGCACCGGATTGCTGATGATCCTGGCGGAGCCCGAGCGTGAACTTCTGAACTGGCTGTTCCGCGCCAAGATGCTGCTGGTGATCGTCACGCTCCTTCTGGCGCGCGGCCTCGCGCGCGCGCTGCGAGCCACGCGGACGGACAGGCCGGCCCGGCCGGGTGTCCGGCTGCTGGCAGTGGTGGTTTTCGCGGCCTGGATCGCGGTCGCGATGGCCGGCCGCTGGATCGCTTATGTGGGCTGA
- a CDS encoding DUF6644 family protein gives MIETLLEAIGNSAIGTYVAEDPLAFPWIETAHVISLAILFGSILVVDLRLMGLASRDYPIRSLGRSILPITWIAFIGAVVTGGLLFASNPYGYFGNTAFRAKMILLVLAGVNMAVFHLVVQRGSRLDRRGPPPGSARLAGLLSMAIWIAVIACGRWIGFTMSPF, from the coding sequence GTGATCGAGACCCTGCTCGAAGCGATCGGCAACAGCGCCATCGGCACCTATGTGGCCGAGGACCCGCTGGCTTTTCCCTGGATCGAAACGGCCCATGTCATCAGCCTTGCGATCCTGTTCGGGTCGATCCTTGTGGTCGATCTGCGGCTGATGGGGCTTGCCTCGCGCGATTATCCGATCCGGTCCCTCGGCCGATCCATCCTGCCCATCACTTGGATCGCCTTCATTGGCGCGGTGGTCACGGGCGGTCTCCTGTTCGCTTCAAATCCCTATGGATATTTCGGCAACACCGCCTTTCGCGCCAAGATGATCCTGCTGGTGCTGGCAGGCGTGAACATGGCGGTGTTCCATCTGGTGGTGCAGCGCGGGAGCCGGCTCGATCGGCGCGGGCCGCCCCCGGGCAGTGCGCGGCTTGCGGGGCTTCTTTCGATGGCGATATGGATCGCGGTGATTGCCTGCGGGCGCTGGATAGGCTTTACCATGTCGCCTTTCTGA
- a CDS encoding S-(hydroxymethyl)glutathione dehydrogenase/class III alcohol dehydrogenase, producing MKTRAAVAFEAKKPLEIVELDLEGPKAGEVLVEIMATGICHTDAYTLDGLDSEGIFPSVLGHEGAGIVREVGAGVTSVVPGDHVIPLYTPECRQCKSCLSGKTNLCTAIRATQGKGLMPDGTTRFSYKGQPIYHYMGCSTFSNFTVLPEIAVARIREDAPFKTSCYIGCGVTTGVGAVINTAKVQVGDNVVIFGLGGIGLNVIQGARLAGANKIIGVDINPDREEWGRKFGMTDFLNSKGMSREDVVAKIVAMTDGGADYTFDATGNTEVMRTALEACHRGWGTSIIIGVAEAGKEISTRPFQLVTGRNWRGTAFGGAKGRTDVPKIVDMYMTGKIEIDPMITHVMGLEEINTAFDLMHAGKSIRSVVVF from the coding sequence ATGAAGACACGTGCTGCCGTCGCGTTCGAGGCGAAAAAGCCGCTTGAGATCGTGGAACTGGATCTCGAGGGGCCGAAGGCTGGCGAAGTGCTCGTCGAGATCATGGCGACCGGGATCTGCCATACCGATGCCTATACGCTCGATGGCCTGGACAGCGAGGGGATCTTCCCGAGCGTCCTGGGTCATGAAGGTGCGGGAATCGTGCGGGAAGTCGGTGCCGGTGTCACATCGGTGGTGCCGGGCGACCATGTGATCCCGCTTTACACGCCCGAGTGCCGCCAGTGTAAGTCCTGCTTGTCCGGCAAGACGAACCTGTGCACCGCCATCCGCGCGACGCAGGGCAAGGGACTGATGCCGGACGGCACGACGCGCTTTTCCTACAAGGGCCAGCCGATCTACCATTATATGGGCTGCTCGACCTTCTCGAACTTCACCGTCCTGCCCGAGATCGCGGTTGCCAGGATCCGCGAGGACGCGCCCTTCAAGACGAGCTGCTACATCGGCTGCGGCGTGACGACGGGCGTCGGCGCGGTCATCAACACCGCCAAGGTGCAGGTCGGCGACAATGTCGTGATCTTCGGTCTGGGCGGCATTGGCCTCAACGTGATCCAGGGCGCGCGGCTTGCTGGTGCGAACAAGATCATCGGCGTCGACATCAACCCGGATCGCGAGGAATGGGGCCGCAAGTTCGGCATGACCGACTTCCTTAATAGCAAGGGCATGAGCCGCGAGGATGTGGTGGCGAAGATCGTCGCGATGACCGACGGCGGCGCGGACTATACCTTCGACGCGACCGGCAATACCGAAGTGATGCGCACGGCGCTGGAAGCCTGCCATCGCGGCTGGGGCACCTCGATCATCATTGGCGTGGCCGAGGCGGGCAAGGAGATCAGCACGCGGCCGTTTCAGCTGGTCACCGGCCGCAACTGGCGCGGCACGGCCTTCGGGGGCGCCAAGGGCCGCACGGACGTGCCCAAGATCGTCGATATGTACATGACCGGCAAGATCGAGATCGATCCCATGATCACGCACGTCATGGGCCTGGAAGAAATCAACACCGCCTTCGACCTGATGCACGCCGGCAAGAGCATCCGCTCGGTCGTGGTGTTCTGA
- a CDS encoding VOC family protein has product MTASHFVPADDIRLAFSDAMSRMYRQEVPLYGDLLDIVSTTNEQVLAADPALRAALSANGELDRLNAERHGAIRVGTAAELALMRRLFAVMGMVPVGYYDLAAAGLPVHSTAFRPIDNAALSRCAFRIFCSLLRIDLIADPALRDRAGEILARRRIVTDGALMMIERFEADGGLTAEDAEAFVLEALETFRWHGEALVDHATYRAFHDTHRLIADIVCFRGPHINHLTPRALDIDAVQAEMVARGIRAKPLIEGPPRRDVPILLRQTSFQALEEPILFREGDDAVQGAHTARFGEIEQRGIALTPAGRALYDEILADVEAARADAGDYQARLAAAFARFPDDLETIRRHGLAYFTYARSPALGEGPLPAGSPEALVEAGHLVATPITYEDFLPISAAGIFRSNLSGAAESELAAQSSQAGFEAALGASCLDPFGLYLDQEQDSLDALEKPIPEGAGTPGK; this is encoded by the coding sequence ATGACTGCTTCCCATTTCGTTCCGGCCGACGACATCCGGCTGGCCTTCTCGGATGCGATGTCCCGCATGTATCGCCAGGAAGTACCACTTTACGGTGATTTGCTGGACATCGTTTCCACCACGAACGAGCAGGTGCTGGCGGCCGATCCCGCCCTGCGCGCTGCTCTGAGCGCCAATGGCGAACTGGATCGGCTCAATGCCGAGCGTCATGGCGCCATCCGGGTGGGCACGGCAGCGGAACTCGCGCTCATGCGCCGCCTGTTCGCGGTCATGGGCATGGTGCCGGTCGGCTATTACGATCTGGCCGCGGCTGGCCTGCCGGTGCACTCCACCGCCTTTCGTCCGATCGACAATGCCGCGCTCTCGCGCTGCGCGTTCCGGATATTCTGTTCGCTGCTGCGCATCGACCTCATCGCGGACCCGGCGCTGCGCGACCGCGCCGGCGAGATCCTCGCCCGGCGCCGTATCGTCACCGATGGCGCGCTGATGATGATCGAGCGGTTCGAGGCGGATGGCGGCCTGACGGCGGAAGATGCCGAGGCGTTCGTCCTGGAAGCACTCGAGACCTTTCGCTGGCATGGCGAAGCGCTGGTGGACCACGCGACCTATCGCGCCTTTCACGACACGCATCGCCTGATCGCCGATATCGTCTGCTTCCGCGGCCCCCATATCAATCATCTGACGCCGCGCGCACTCGACATCGATGCCGTGCAGGCCGAGATGGTCGCGCGTGGTATTCGTGCCAAGCCGCTGATCGAGGGGCCGCCACGCCGCGACGTGCCGATCCTGCTGCGGCAGACCAGCTTTCAGGCACTGGAGGAGCCGATCCTGTTCCGCGAAGGAGACGATGCGGTGCAGGGCGCCCACACGGCCCGTTTCGGCGAGATCGAGCAGCGCGGCATCGCGCTGACGCCGGCCGGGCGCGCGCTTTATGACGAGATTCTTGCGGATGTGGAGGCGGCCCGCGCCGATGCGGGCGATTATCAGGCGCGCCTCGCCGCTGCTTTCGCGCGCTTCCCTGACGATCTCGAAACGATCCGCCGGCACGGCCTGGCTTATTTCACTTATGCCCGCTCCCCGGCCCTGGGCGAAGGCCCATTGCCGGCCGGATCGCCCGAAGCTCTGGTGGAGGCCGGCCATCTGGTCGCCACGCCGATCACTTATGAGGACTTCCTGCCCATCAGCGCGGCCGGCATCTTCCGATCGAACCTGAGCGGCGCAGCGGAAAGCGAGCTCGCCGCACAGTCGTCACAGGCGGGCTTCGAAGCGGCGCTCGGCGCCAGCTGCCTCGATCCGTTCGGCCTCTACCTCGATCAAGAGCAGGATTCGCTCGACGCGCTGGAGAAGCCAATCCCTGAGGGCGCTGGCACGCCGGGGAAGTGA
- a CDS encoding VOC family protein has protein sequence MVLGADDLASARAFYDATFEAIGVAPAQADAKGRLLYRHQGVIFIVGHPINGQPATHANGGTVGFLAPSPEGVKAWYGAGLTHGGQACEGEPEYRTSSGTGRGVWVAYLRDPAGNKLCAAWDEPD, from the coding sequence ATGGTTCTGGGTGCAGACGATCTTGCATCGGCACGCGCCTTTTATGATGCGACCTTTGAGGCGATCGGCGTCGCGCCGGCGCAGGCGGATGCCAAGGGCCGTCTCCTGTATCGGCATCAGGGCGTGATCTTCATTGTCGGCCATCCGATCAACGGCCAGCCCGCAACCCATGCGAACGGCGGCACCGTCGGCTTTCTTGCGCCTTCGCCGGAGGGAGTGAAAGCCTGGTATGGCGCTGGCCTGACGCATGGCGGCCAGGCCTGTGAAGGCGAACCGGAATATCGTACGTCGTCCGGCACAGGCCGGGGCGTCTGGGTTGCCTATCTGCGCGATCCGGCCGGAAACAAGCTTTGTGCCGCCTGGGATGAGCCGGATTAA
- a CDS encoding nuclear transport factor 2 family protein, which yields MKHSETEARNLAIATAMYRDMLMKFDSRHVDRFIAEDYIQHSTAASGGREGLRAFLDDRRAGFPDVDIRIKARYADGDVTIFHIHTVRHPGDPGMNIVDIFRHGADGKVCEHWEVVQEIPERLPHDNGIF from the coding sequence ATGAAGCACAGCGAGACCGAAGCCCGCAATCTGGCCATCGCGACCGCCATGTATCGCGACATGCTGATGAAGTTCGATTCGCGTCACGTCGATCGCTTCATCGCGGAGGATTATATCCAGCACAGCACGGCGGCGAGTGGCGGACGCGAGGGGCTTCGCGCCTTTCTGGATGATCGCCGGGCGGGATTTCCCGACGTCGATATCCGCATCAAGGCACGTTATGCAGACGGCGACGTCACCATCTTTCATATCCATACCGTCCGCCATCCCGGCGACCCGGGCATGAATATCGTCGATATCTTCCGACATGGCGCTGACGGGAAAGTGTGCGAGCATTGGGAAGTCGTCCAGGAAATTCCCGAGCGATTGCCTCATGATAACGGGATTTTCTGA
- a CDS encoding DUF3817 domain-containing protein encodes MLRLFRYVALVEGITTLALFLVAMPLKYVFDNPVLIRPVGMIHGIAFLAYIAVMLFVLPGRGFGALGWIRTTLAAFFPFGTFLNDPYLRRREAALSALRRV; translated from the coding sequence GTGCTGAGATTGTTCCGTTATGTCGCGCTGGTCGAGGGCATCACCACGCTTGCCCTGTTCCTCGTCGCGATGCCGCTGAAATATGTCTTCGACAATCCGGTGCTGATCCGTCCGGTCGGCATGATCCACGGCATAGCGTTTCTCGCTTATATCGCCGTGATGCTGTTCGTGCTGCCCGGCAGGGGCTTTGGCGCCCTCGGCTGGATCAGGACGACGCTCGCCGCCTTCTTCCCGTTCGGGACCTTCCTCAACGATCCCTATCTCAGGCGCCGGGAAGCCGCGCTGTCGGCACTTCGCCGGGTCTGA
- a CDS encoding DUF6152 family protein: MTVDLIDCERQMKVMCRQKPARPAHGAMEEWMMPGKPVRNRRLGIVLLGGTGLMLAAIPAPAHHSTAMFHWGKEMEMKGAVVERWDWTNPHTFLYVALPGKNGQTEHWAFEGMSPNHLGRTGWNKRMFKPGDRIDLTYYPLKDGRKGGFNVTVKLSDGTVKRQLDSPTTRPDRPGS, encoded by the coding sequence ATGACTGTTGACCTCATCGATTGCGAGCGGCAGATGAAGGTCATGTGCCGACAAAAGCCGGCCCGCCCCGCGCATGGGGCGATGGAGGAGTGGATGATGCCCGGGAAGCCTGTCCGCAATCGTCGCCTTGGAATCGTCCTGCTTGGCGGGACCGGGTTGATGCTGGCCGCAATCCCGGCGCCGGCGCATCATTCCACCGCCATGTTCCACTGGGGCAAGGAAATGGAAATGAAAGGCGCCGTCGTGGAGCGCTGGGACTGGACCAATCCGCACACCTTCCTCTACGTCGCGCTGCCGGGCAAGAATGGCCAGACCGAGCACTGGGCGTTCGAAGGCATGAGCCCCAATCATCTTGGACGGACCGGCTGGAACAAGCGCATGTTCAAGCCCGGCGACCGGATCGACCTCACTTATTATCCGCTCAAGGACGGCCGCAAGGGCGGCTTCAACGTGACGGTCAAGCTGAGCGATGGAACCGTCAAGCGCCAGCTCGACAGCCCGACGACGCGGCCCGACCGACCGGGTTCCTGA
- a CDS encoding NAD(P)-dependent oxidoreductase: MSKIAILGATGNAGQRLVDEATRRGHSVTGISRHADEQAPRDGVTWAKADINDVDATAALLAGHDAVILSMPFKDLNFDAVFAIAGKAGIRLLVVGGAASLKNDDGVVLLDTPGFPDFIKVEAAPARDFLNRLKDSASFEWTFLSPAMFFGPGERTGTFRLGTDTLLTAGDGKSSISYEDFAIAMIDEIEEPRHRNMRFTVGY; encoded by the coding sequence ATGTCGAAAATCGCGATCCTGGGCGCCACGGGCAATGCCGGTCAGCGCCTCGTCGATGAAGCGACCCGCCGGGGGCACAGCGTCACCGGCATTTCCCGCCATGCGGACGAGCAGGCGCCCCGCGACGGCGTGACCTGGGCGAAAGCGGACATCAACGATGTCGATGCCACTGCCGCATTGCTGGCCGGCCATGACGCGGTCATCCTCTCGATGCCGTTCAAGGACCTGAACTTCGATGCGGTCTTCGCGATCGCCGGGAAAGCAGGCATCCGTCTGCTCGTGGTCGGCGGGGCCGCGAGCCTGAAGAATGATGACGGCGTCGTGCTGCTCGACACCCCGGGCTTTCCGGACTTCATCAAGGTGGAAGCCGCGCCGGCGCGCGATTTCCTCAATCGCCTCAAGGACAGCGCCAGTTTCGAATGGACCTTCCTGTCGCCCGCGATGTTCTTCGGCCCCGGTGAGCGCACGGGCACGTTCCGTCTCGGTACCGACACGCTGCTCACGGCCGGGGACGGCAAGAGCTCGATCAGCTACGAGGATTTTGCCATTGCGATGATCGACGAGATCGAGGAGCCCCGGCACAGGAACATGCGCTTCACCGTCGGCTACTGA
- the fghA gene encoding S-formylglutathione hydrolase, giving the protein MTLETLSTNKAYGGVQGVYRHDSAETKTAMTFAVFVPDHEPGETLPVLFYLSGLTCTHANVMEKGEYRAACAAEKIIFVAPDTSPRGEGVPDDPEGKYDFGLGAGFYVDATQAPFAANYRMRSYIEQELPALIAAHFPADMARQGITGHSMGGHGALTIALRNPDRFRSVSAFAPIVAPSQVPWGQKALGGYLGDDASAWAQHDAVALIEGGARLPDLLVDQGDADNFLEQELKTHLLEEACAKAGQPATIRMQPGYDHSYYFISTFMAEHVRWHAARLK; this is encoded by the coding sequence ATGACGCTGGAGACGCTCTCGACGAACAAGGCCTATGGCGGCGTCCAGGGCGTCTACCGGCATGACTCGGCGGAGACGAAGACGGCGATGACCTTCGCCGTCTTCGTTCCAGACCATGAGCCCGGCGAAACCCTGCCGGTGCTGTTCTATCTCTCGGGCCTCACCTGCACGCATGCCAATGTCATGGAGAAGGGCGAGTATCGCGCGGCCTGCGCTGCGGAGAAGATCATCTTCGTCGCCCCCGATACCAGCCCGCGCGGCGAGGGCGTCCCCGATGATCCCGAGGGCAAATATGATTTCGGGCTCGGCGCCGGCTTCTATGTCGACGCAACGCAGGCGCCCTTCGCGGCCAACTACCGGATGCGCAGCTACATCGAGCAGGAACTGCCGGCGCTGATCGCCGCGCATTTCCCGGCCGACATGGCACGACAGGGGATCACCGGGCACAGCATGGGCGGCCATGGCGCGCTGACCATCGCCCTGCGCAATCCGGATCGCTTCCGCTCGGTCTCGGCCTTCGCGCCGATCGTCGCGCCGAGCCAGGTGCCATGGGGCCAGAAGGCGCTGGGCGGCTATCTGGGCGACGATGCATCGGCCTGGGCGCAGCACGACGCCGTGGCGCTGATCGAAGGCGGCGCGAGATTGCCCGACCTGCTGGTCGATCAGGGGGACGCGGACAATTTCCTGGAGCAGGAGCTGAAGACGCATCTGCTGGAGGAAGCGTGCGCGAAGGCCGGACAGCCCGCGACGATCCGCATGCAGCCCGGCTACGATCACAGCTATTATTTCATCTCGACCTTCATGGCGGAGCATGTCCGCTGGCACGCGGCCCGGCTGAAATAA
- a CDS encoding GDSL-type esterase/lipase family protein has product MGRRPIQATLLLVAASLTALAMVPAGAKPAPGQQSGSEAPRRFMAELAAFAEKDAGLPAQSGGALFLGSSSVRLWDLRTSFPTAHTVNRGFGGSTVTDVLASYDVLVAKQRPDSIVVYVGENDIALGRGASTVARDVGRLMARLRSDYPDARIAYLSMKYAPARKDRHSTIKRANRLIERQARKTGSFAFVDVASDLLGEEGPDQACYGPDRLHLSTIGYERWNRIVGDYLAAMPPQAQTVPTDTLKAN; this is encoded by the coding sequence ATGGGCCGCAGACCGATTCAGGCCACGCTGCTGCTGGTTGCCGCCAGCCTGACGGCGCTTGCCATGGTGCCTGCCGGTGCGAAGCCGGCCCCCGGCCAGCAGTCAGGCAGCGAGGCGCCGCGCCGGTTCATGGCCGAGCTCGCCGCGTTCGCGGAGAAGGACGCAGGCCTGCCGGCGCAGTCGGGCGGTGCCTTGTTCCTGGGCTCGTCCAGCGTCAGACTGTGGGATCTGCGGACGAGCTTCCCGACAGCCCATACCGTCAATCGCGGCTTTGGCGGCTCAACCGTGACCGATGTGCTGGCGAGCTATGATGTGCTGGTCGCGAAGCAGCGACCGGACAGCATCGTCGTGTATGTCGGGGAGAACGACATCGCGCTGGGTCGCGGCGCCAGCACCGTGGCGCGGGACGTAGGCAGGCTGATGGCGCGCCTGCGGAGCGACTATCCCGATGCGCGGATCGCTTATCTGTCCATGAAATATGCGCCCGCTCGCAAGGATCGCCACTCGACGATCAAGCGGGCGAACCGGCTGATCGAGAGGCAGGCGCGCAAGACAGGGTCATTCGCCTTTGTCGATGTGGCCTCGGACCTGCTGGGCGAGGAAGGCCCGGATCAGGCCTGTTACGGGCCCGACCGGCTGCATCTGAGTACGATCGGCTATGAGCGGTGGAACAGGATCGTCGGCGATTATCTCGCGGCCATGCCCCCTCAGGCGCAGACCGTGCCGACGGACACCCTCAAGGCGAACTGA